In one window of Chryseobacterium phocaeense DNA:
- the argC gene encoding N-acetyl-gamma-glutamyl-phosphate reductase yields MKKVGIVGANGYTGSELVRLLAFHPNITLSFLYSRSNSGTKISDLYPDLTAVCEMVLTDQPEEVDVLFLCLPHKESRNWLTQNPVSDDTVIIDLGNDFRLDACFGNRNFIYGLPEINKKNLKGAKSIANPGCFATAIQLALLPLAEKGLLSEIYTTGITGSTGAGQSLQSTTHFTWRNDNISAYKTLTHQHVEEILQQLVLFNEQEVSLNFVPWRGDFARGIFTSSTIKTDLIFSDISQLYKDYYRDQSFVKVSESAIDLKQVVNTNRCVIHIEQSGNVAVIHSAIDNLLKGASGQAVQNMNIAIGWEENLGLNLKPVAF; encoded by the coding sequence ATGAAAAAAGTAGGAATTGTAGGCGCCAACGGCTACACTGGAAGCGAATTGGTCCGTCTGCTGGCTTTTCATCCCAATATTACATTGAGTTTTTTATATAGCCGTTCCAATTCGGGGACAAAAATTTCAGATTTGTACCCGGATTTAACGGCCGTTTGTGAGATGGTTTTAACAGATCAGCCGGAAGAGGTAGATGTTCTTTTTCTCTGTCTTCCACACAAGGAAAGCAGGAACTGGCTTACCCAAAATCCTGTTTCGGATGATACTGTGATTATTGATCTGGGAAATGATTTCCGGTTAGATGCCTGTTTTGGAAACAGAAATTTTATCTACGGACTTCCTGAAATCAATAAAAAGAATCTGAAAGGGGCTAAAAGTATTGCCAATCCCGGATGCTTTGCAACAGCCATTCAGTTGGCTTTGCTTCCATTAGCTGAAAAAGGATTATTAAGCGAAATATACACTACAGGAATCACCGGTTCAACGGGTGCCGGGCAGTCTTTGCAGTCTACAACCCATTTCACATGGAGAAATGATAATATTTCGGCCTATAAAACCCTTACCCATCAGCATGTGGAAGAGATTCTGCAGCAACTGGTGCTGTTCAATGAGCAGGAGGTCAGCCTGAATTTTGTTCCATGGAGGGGAGATTTTGCAAGAGGGATTTTTACAAGTTCTACCATAAAAACGGATTTAATTTTTTCAGATATCAGTCAGTTGTATAAAGATTATTATAGAGATCAATCTTTTGTAAAAGTGAGTGAAAGTGCAATTGACTTAAAACAGGTTGTCAACACGAATCGCTGTGTGATTCATATAGAACAGAGTGGAAATGTAGCCGTTATTCACTCAGCGATTGACAATCTGCTGAAAGGAGCTTCCGGACAGGCCGTACAGAACATGAATATTGCTATAGGCTGGGAAGAAAACCTGGGACTGAACTTAAAACCGGTAGCGTTTTAA
- the argG gene encoding argininosuccinate synthase, whose amino-acid sequence MEKKKVVLAFSGGLDTSYCAKYLSETLGYEVYAVTVNTGGFSKEEEKELENKAFNLGVRTYRCVDAQEDYYNSCVKYLIFGNVLKNNTYPLSVSAERTVQAQEIAKYALEIGADAIAHGSTGAGNDQVRFDLIFQVMCPEVEIITPIRDMNLSREEEIEFLKSHGYEMEFHKAQYSVNKGLWGTSVGGKETLTSRNYLPEEAFPSQIKETQPSELEIEFKNGEIVAVNGESFDHPVHTIQKIEQLASAYGIGRDIHIGDTIVGIKGRVGFEAAAASVIIKAHHLLEKHTLSKYQQMMKSQLSDWYGNWLHEALFLDPVMRNIESFLSDSQKTVTGKVFLTLYPYRFVLNGIESNHDLMSDQFGSYGEANRAWTGDDVKGYTKIVSNSLNIYHQINSKVSTSSKGTI is encoded by the coding sequence ATGGAGAAAAAGAAAGTAGTCTTAGCATTTAGCGGAGGTTTGGATACCTCTTACTGCGCAAAATATCTTAGTGAAACACTGGGATATGAAGTATATGCAGTTACTGTAAACACCGGCGGTTTTTCTAAAGAAGAAGAAAAAGAACTGGAAAACAAAGCCTTCAATCTTGGGGTAAGGACTTACAGGTGCGTGGATGCTCAGGAAGATTATTATAATTCATGTGTAAAATATCTGATTTTCGGAAATGTCCTGAAAAATAATACCTATCCTTTGTCTGTAAGTGCCGAACGTACGGTTCAGGCCCAGGAAATTGCAAAATATGCCCTTGAGATCGGTGCAGATGCTATTGCCCACGGAAGTACAGGAGCCGGTAATGATCAGGTTCGTTTCGATTTGATTTTTCAGGTGATGTGCCCTGAAGTGGAAATCATCACTCCGATCCGCGATATGAACTTATCCCGTGAGGAAGAAATTGAATTCCTGAAAAGCCACGGCTACGAAATGGAATTTCATAAAGCACAATATTCCGTAAATAAGGGACTGTGGGGAACTTCAGTAGGCGGAAAAGAAACACTGACATCAAGAAATTATCTTCCGGAAGAAGCTTTTCCGTCTCAAATCAAAGAAACCCAGCCTTCAGAACTGGAAATTGAGTTTAAGAACGGAGAAATTGTTGCGGTAAACGGTGAAAGTTTTGATCACCCTGTTCATACCATTCAGAAAATAGAACAACTGGCTTCTGCTTATGGAATAGGACGTGATATTCATATAGGAGACACGATTGTCGGAATTAAGGGAAGAGTGGGATTTGAAGCTGCCGCAGCATCGGTGATCATTAAAGCCCATCATTTATTAGAGAAGCATACGCTTTCAAAATATCAGCAGATGATGAAGTCTCAGCTTTCCGATTGGTATGGAAACTGGCTGCATGAAGCTCTTTTCCTGGATCCAGTGATGAGAAATATTGAATCTTTCCTGAGTGATTCCCAGAAAACGGTCACCGGAAAAGTATTTTTAACCCTTTATCCATACAGGTTTGTGCTTAATGGAATTGAATCCAACCACGACCTGATGTCTGATCAGTTCGGAAGCTATGGCGAAGCAAACAGAGCCTGGACCGGAGATGATGTAAAAGGATATACAAAGATTGTAAGCAATTCCTTAAACATATACCACCAGATCAATTCAAAAGTATCAACCAGTTCCAAAGGAACGATTTAA
- a CDS encoding IS1/IS1595 family N-terminal zinc-binding domain-containing protein, translating to MENKCPKCSGNQIVKSGVIKEKQRFLCKDCRYYFTVKKLGKQIDDYYVTKALQLYLEGLSFREIERIIGVSHVTISAWIKKYNITRPPHSEFHPVYKILKQSELTEYISKEENLKNSGLIITQFADKYMLIKWERFKK from the coding sequence ATGGAAAACAAATGCCCGAAATGCAGTGGAAATCAGATTGTAAAAAGTGGAGTCATCAAAGAAAAACAGCGTTTTCTCTGCAAAGACTGCAGGTATTATTTCACCGTAAAAAAACTGGGGAAACAGATCGATGACTATTACGTCACCAAAGCGCTTCAGCTCTATCTTGAAGGCTTAAGCTTCCGTGAAATAGAACGTATTATCGGGGTTTCCCATGTCACCATAAGCGCCTGGATCAAAAAATATAACATCACAAGACCTCCCCATTCTGAATTTCATCCGGTATATAAAATCCTTAAACAAAGTGAACTGACTGAATATATATCCAAAGAGGAAAATCTTAAAAATTCAGGACTTATTATCACTCAGTTTGCGGATAAATATATGCTGATTAAATGGGAGAGGTTTAAGAAGTAG
- a CDS encoding aspartate aminotransferase family protein translates to MNLFNVYPLFNINPVKAQGSFLWDDKGEKYLDFYGGHAVISIGHNHPHYQNKLKDQLEKISFYSNSVQNELQTELAEKLGKISGYKDYNLFLCNSGAEANENALKLASFHNEKTKVVYFSGAFHGRTSAAVSVTDNPKIVAPVNFSERFIRSEWNNIGQLEETFEAHGNEISSVIIEGIQGVGGIMIPTSEFLSKIKELCEKFNAVLILDEVQSGYGRSGYFFAHQEFEIQPDIITTAKGMGNGFPVGGVLIHPKFEASSGLLGTTFGGNHLACAAAIAVLDVMKDENLIENARQMGHYIEQEIKDFPHIQLIRRKGLMIGIELDRDCSEVRKNLLFDHHIFTGNSNDKNVLRILPALTIKKEETDLFINALKTVLEKI, encoded by the coding sequence ATGAATTTATTCAACGTATATCCATTATTCAACATCAATCCTGTAAAAGCCCAGGGATCTTTTCTCTGGGATGATAAAGGAGAAAAATATTTAGATTTTTACGGCGGGCATGCGGTGATTTCCATAGGTCATAACCATCCCCACTATCAAAATAAATTAAAAGACCAGCTGGAAAAAATTTCTTTCTACTCCAATTCGGTCCAGAATGAGTTACAGACTGAATTGGCTGAAAAACTGGGAAAAATTTCAGGATATAAAGATTATAATCTTTTCCTGTGCAACTCAGGGGCTGAAGCCAATGAAAATGCATTGAAGCTGGCCTCTTTTCATAACGAAAAAACGAAAGTGGTGTATTTCTCCGGGGCATTTCACGGAAGAACTTCTGCCGCTGTCTCGGTGACGGATAACCCGAAAATTGTGGCTCCGGTTAATTTTTCAGAAAGATTTATCAGATCGGAGTGGAATAATATCGGGCAGCTTGAAGAAACTTTTGAAGCCCACGGGAATGAAATTTCATCCGTCATTATTGAAGGAATTCAGGGCGTAGGCGGAATTATGATTCCAACATCAGAATTTTTATCTAAAATTAAAGAATTGTGTGAAAAATTTAATGCGGTTTTGATTTTAGATGAGGTTCAGTCTGGTTACGGAAGAAGCGGCTATTTCTTTGCCCATCAGGAGTTCGAAATACAGCCGGATATCATCACTACAGCAAAAGGAATGGGAAATGGTTTCCCGGTTGGCGGTGTTTTGATTCATCCTAAATTTGAAGCAAGCAGTGGTTTGCTGGGAACTACTTTCGGGGGAAATCATCTGGCTTGTGCAGCAGCAATTGCAGTTCTTGATGTTATGAAAGATGAAAATCTGATAGAAAACGCCCGGCAAATGGGCCATTACATAGAACAGGAAATTAAAGATTTTCCGCATATACAACTGATCAGGAGGAAAGGCCTGATGATCGGAATAGAACTTGACAGAGACTGTTCGGAAGTGAGGAAAAACCTGTTGTTTGACCATCACATTTTTACCGGAAATTCCAATGATAAAAATGTATTAAGGATCCTTCCGGCTCTTACGATCAAAAAAGAGGAAACAGATCTTTTTATCAATGCTTTGAAAACAGTATTGGAAAAAATTTAA
- a CDS encoding GNAT family N-acetyltransferase, with protein MEIEISSCEHLMYVSEIQQEMYDSAQRRGTGIAKRSIEYLTKKISEGNAVVATENGEWVGFCYIETWSHGQFVANSGLIVSPDYRNRGVATLIKNKVFQLSREKYPDAKVFGLTTGLAVMKINSDLGYKPVIYSELTQDEEFWSGCKNCVNYEILMKKERKNCLCTAMLFVPENNNTTNGTEIQQSEIDEYNGEKESSLSI; from the coding sequence ATGGAAATAGAAATTTCCTCATGCGAACATTTGATGTATGTGAGTGAAATACAGCAGGAAATGTATGATTCTGCACAGCGTAGAGGAACGGGAATCGCAAAACGTTCTATCGAATATTTAACGAAAAAGATTTCAGAAGGCAATGCTGTGGTGGCTACTGAAAACGGCGAATGGGTGGGATTCTGCTATATAGAAACCTGGTCACACGGCCAGTTTGTAGCGAATTCCGGGCTTATTGTGTCCCCGGATTACAGGAACAGGGGAGTTGCCACGTTAATCAAGAATAAAGTATTTCAGTTATCTAGAGAAAAATATCCGGATGCAAAAGTGTTCGGGCTTACCACAGGGCTGGCGGTGATGAAGATCAACAGTGATCTGGGGTACAAGCCGGTGATCTACTCTGAACTTACCCAGGATGAAGAGTTCTGGAGCGGATGTAAAAACTGTGTGAACTATGAAATTTTAATGAAAAAGGAACGTAAAAACTGTCTGTGTACAGCCATGCTTTTCGTTCCGGAAAACAATAATACAACGAACGGGACTGAAATTCAGCAGTCCGAAATTGATGAGTACAATGGAGAAAAAGAAAGTAGTCTTAGCATTTAG